The proteins below come from a single Chrysoperla carnea chromosome 1, inChrCarn1.1, whole genome shotgun sequence genomic window:
- the LOC123305402 gene encoding tektin-B1-like, producing MPYQASIVTFEQPIKRINIIDWHGRLENQNKIAVAQRDESFDIRQKARTLRNEVDIKTVWDAAKNTSCLNDRITELRNWRELLETTVKTIEDDVSCLKNEKSLTEHDIRVLEDHLNVLNECFTIRDLRRKPEATHDDVEVQLKQELTKMEEMKKLLLDHCESCYEQITRLTEIKCQLILDIKDKTVAIQVDEEVCSLNRDRGDISYKPDVLEAVKHSTTYEVWLQHSRNLKYAADVIIGETPKVRESMYMARELAKNEALAFREVTDFTLRKRIYDSERAKNELEWQKRKIEDEMFSLMSEIERLEHNFNEKIKDLKCAESRLYTRMYRPGLEKAYDKTEMSLNMEITDLRKSRQELDEKIRKAKTMHNALEDMKWKVDKDFDNKNHSLMTDIRCLDVHLRIKSPVADTQMKRNIQLTQMDRQLSSE from the exons atgCCGTATCAAGCGTCAATAGTCACTTTTGAGCAACCAATTAaacgaataaatataattgactGGCATGGTCGACtagaaaaccaaaataaaattgctGTAGCTCAACGAGATGAATCATTCGATATTCGTCAAAAAGCGAGAACTTTACGTAACGAAGTTGATATTAAAACAGTTTGGGATGCTGCGAAAAATACTTCATGTTTAAATGATcg cATAACTGAATTGCGAAATTGGCGTGAATTACTTGAAACAACAGTAAAAACTATTGAAGATGATGTTAGttgcttaaaaaatgaaaaatcattaacTGAACATGATATACGAGTGTTAGAAGATCACTTGAATGTCTTAAATGAATGTTTTACAATTCGTGACTTGCGGCGAAAACCAGAAGCAACTCATGATGATGTTGAAGTACAACTTAAACAG GAGCTGACTAAAATGGAAGAAATGAAGAAATTACTATTGGATCATTGTGAAAGTTGCTATGAGCAGATAACACGTTTAACTGAAATCAAATGTCAATTAATATTGGATATTAAGGATAAGACTGTAGCAATACAGGTTGACGAAGAAGTTTGTTCTTTGAATCGAGATCGTGGCGATATCAGCTACAAACCAGATGTATTAGAAGCAGTAAAACATTCTACAACCTATGAGGTTTGGTTGCAACATTCACGTAATTTGAAGTATGCAGCTGACGTTATCATTGGTGAAACACCTAAAGTACGAGAATCAATGTACATGGCCCGAGAACTTGCCAAAAATGAAGCACTGGCATTCAGGGAGGTAACTGATTTTACATTACGCAAACGGATTTATGATAGTGAACGAGCTAAAAATGAACTGGAATGGCAAAAACGAAAg ATTGAAGATGAAATGTTTAGTTTAATGAGTGAAATTGAAAGATTAGAGCATAACTTTAATGAGAAAATTAAGGATTTAAAATGTGCTGAAAGTCGATTATACACTAGAATGTATCGACCTGGATTAGAAAAAGCATACGATAAAACGGAAATGTCATTAAATATGGAAATTACTGATTTGAGGAAATCTCGACAGGAATTAGATGAAAAGATTCGAAAGGCTAA gacTATGCATAATGCATTAGAGGATATGAAATGGAAAGTTGATAAGGATTTTGATAATAAGAACCATTCATTAATGACTGATATTCGATGTTTAGATGTGCATTTGCGTATTAAAAGTCCTGTAGCAGATACACAAATGAAACGAAATATTCAACTGACACAAATGGACAGGCAATTGTCATCAGAAtag